GGTGTTGGGGGCGCCATCGGCGGCCAGGCCCAGCACCTCCGGGCGCAGCAGCAGGGTGGCAGCCTCGCCCGCGCGACGGCCGGGCTGGGCAGGGATGCGGACGGGGCCGATGCCGGCGATCTCGCCCGTGCCCTGGTTAGGATCGGTCAGCCGGATGGGCAGCAGATTGCTGTCGCCGACGAAGCGGGCGACAAAGTCGTTCACGGGGCGGTCGTAGATCTCCAGCGGGGTGCCGGCCTGCTGGATACGCCCGCCCTCGAAGACCACGATGCGGTCGGACATGGCCATTGCCTCGGACTGGTCGTGCGTCACGAAGATGGTGGTGACGCCGAGGCTGCGCTGGATGCGCTTGATCTCGATCTGCAGGCTCTCGCGCAGATTCTTGTCCAGCGCGCCCAGGGGCTCGTCCAACAGCAGCAGGGCGGGATCGAAGACGAGGGCGCGGGCGAGGGCCACGCGCTGCTGCTGGCCGCCGGACATCTCGCGCGGGTGGCGGTCCGCGAAGCGCTCCAGCCCGACGAGGGCGAGCATGTGGCGGGCCTTCTCCGCCGCCTGGACCTTCGGCATCTTCCGCATCTCCAGCGGGAACAGGATGTTTTGCAACGCCGTGCGGTGGGGGAAGAGCGCGTAGTTCTGGAAGACGATGCCGATGCCGCGCTGGTGGGGCGGCACGCGGGTGATGGAGGTGCCGTCCACGAGGATCTCGCCCTCGGTAGCGCCCTCGAACCCCGCGATGAGCATGAGGGTGGTCGTTTTGCCGGAGCCACTGGGGCCGAGGAAGGTGATGAACTCCCCCTTCCCCGCCGTCAGGTTCACGCCGTCCAGCGCGCGGCTGCGGCCGTCATAGCTCTTGGAGAGGTTGCGCAGTTCCAGATAGGGCTTGCTCACGGGCGGGCTTCCGATCGGCGGCGCGACAGGGCGCGCCAGAGGACGGGCACGATCACCAGCGCGGCGACGGCCAGGAACAGCAGGGTGGAGACGACGGCGATGACGGGATCCGCCTGGGTGCGGATGCTGTCGAACATGCGGCGCGGCAGGGTTTCCGTGTCGCGGCCGGAGATGAAGAGGGCGACCACCGTCTCGTCGAAGCTCTGCACGAAGGCAAACAGGGCGGCAGCAGCGAAGCCGGGCCAGAGCACGGGGAGCGTGACGTGGCGGAAGGTGGCGGCCGGGCTGGCGCCGAGGGAGAGGGCGGCCCGTTCCAGCGTGCGGTCGAAGCCCTTCAGGTTGGCCGAGAGGACGAGGAAGGCCATGGGCACGGAGAGTGCGGTGTGGGCGAGGATGATGCCGGGGAAGGTCTGCAGCAGGCGGACGTCGGCGAGGAAGGCGTAGTAGCCGATGGCCATGACGATGTGCGGCACGGCCAGCGGCAGCATCAGCAGCAGGTTCACCACGCCCTTGCCGGCGAAGCGGTGGCGCACCAGGGCGAAGGTGGCGGGGGTGACGAGCAGGACGGTGAGGACGGAGACGGCCAGCGCGATGCCGAGGCTGTTCAGCGTGGGCGTCGTCCAGCGGGCATCGTTGAAGTAGGCGCTGTAGTAGCCCGTCCACCAGCCCGGCGGCGGGAACTCCAGCGAGACGGCCGTGCTGAAGGACATGGGCACGACGATAAAGAGCGGCGCCGCCACGAAGGCGAGCACGAGGGCGCCGAGGAGGAGGAGGGCGAGGCGCATCGGTTCAGCCCCAGAGCCGGTCGAGGCCGAAGCGGCGGTGGTAGAGGCCGAGGACCACGAGGGTGGAGGCGAGCAGCACCACGGCCATGGCGGAGGCCTCGCCGAAAGCCAGGAACTCCTCCACCTGCTGGCCGATCACGCCGGCCACCATCTGCTCCCGCGGGGATCCCAGCAGAATGGGCGTGACGTAGAAGCCCAGGCAGAGAACGAAGACGAGGGTGAGGCCGTTGGCGATGCCCGGCGCGGCCAGGGGCAGCACGACATGGCGGATGACGCCGGCGGGCGTGGCGCCGAGGCTGGCGGCGGAGCGCGGGAGGGAGGGCTCGATCCGCTTGAGCACGCCGTAAAGGCTGAGGACCATGTAGGGCAGCAGGATGTGGGTCATCGCGACGGTCGAGCTGAAGCGGGTGAAGAGCAGCTCCGGCGAGGCGAAGCCCATCCACTCGACGAAGCGGGCAATCGGGCCGCGGTTCCCCAGCAGCACCATCCAGGCATAGGTGCGGACGAGGAAGCTGGTCCAGAAGCTCATGGTCACCATCACCATCATGGCGGCGGCGAGCCCGGCCGGCGCGGCCGCCATGGCGTAGGCCAGCGGGAAGCCGAGGAGGAGGCAGCAGAGCGAGACGACCAGCGCGGTGAGGAAGGTCTCCAACAGCACGCGCAGGTGGAAGCCGTCCGTCGCGATGGCGACGTAGTGCTCCAACCCCCATTCGGGGTCGGAGACGCTCATCACGGCCACCTGCGCCAGCGGCACGAGGAAGAAGGCGGCGAGGAAGATCAGCAGCGGGGCGAGGAGCAGCCAGGGGCGCAGGCCGCCCCCGCCCGCCGCGGCGGTGGTGGCGCTCAAGTGCCGATCCAGCGCTCGAAGCGCTGGGTGGCGGCGTTCACGTCGCCGCCGAAGTTCAGGATATCCTGCTCGAACACCTTGTCCTTGTAGGCGGGGGCGGTGGGCATGCGCGCCGCCTCGGCCTCGGACACGAAGTTGAAGGCGGCGGGGTTCAGCGGGCCGTTCAGGGAGTCCTTGCAGAACCCGGCCACGCGCTCCGGCTTCAGGGCGGATTCGATGAAGCGCATGGCGTTGTCGCGGTTCGGCGTGCCGCGGGCGACCACCCAGTAGGCGCGCTCGATCTCCGCCCCGTTCCACACGATCTCGACGGGCTGGCTCGCGTCGATCAGCTCCAGCGTGCGGGCGTGCCAGAGGGCGATGCAGTCGATCTCGCCGTCGCGCAGGAGCTGCTGGGACTGCTGGCCCTGGGTCCACCACACGCGCACGGCAGGCTTGATCCTGTCCAGGCTGCGAAAGGCGCGGTTGAGGTCCAGCGGATAGAGCTTGTCCGTCGGCACGCCGTCCGCCGCGAGCGCGATGGGAAGGATGCGAGAGGCGTAGCGCTGCATGCAGCGGCTGCCCGGGAACTTCTGCAAGTTCCAGAAATCCGCCCAGCTCTGCGGGCCGCCGTTCGGGTACTTCGCCTTCTGGTAGGCGATGACGGTGGCGAAGGCGTGGCTGCTGGCGCCGTTCTGGAAGGCCGCGCCGGGAAAGGGCGGGTTCTTCACCAGCTCGGAGTTATCCAGCTTCTCCAGCAGGTTCGCCTGGTTGGCGCGGATGATCTCGCCGGCGCCGAGCGTCGTCACGTCGAACTCATAGGCGCCGCTGCGGACCTGCTGGGCGAGCTTTGCGAAAGACACCGGGGAGACCGGGCGGATCTCCACGCCCGTGTCCCTGGTGAAGGGCTCGAAAAGGTTCTTGATGGCGGCGCGTTCCCAGATGCCGCCCCAGGTGTTCACGTGCAGTACCTCCGCCGCGCGCACGCGGCGGAAATAGGGGGCGGCGAGGCCCGCCACGATGCCGCCGCCCACGGAGAGGGCTGCGCGGCGGGTGAAACCCTGGGATGCCATCCTCGTCTCTCCTCAGTTCGGGCGGAAGGTGGCGCCGTAGAGGCGCATCCAGTTGCCGCGGATGATCTTCTCGATCTCCGGCGGCTGAAAGCCCACTTCGCGCAGGCCGTCCGGGATCTGGCCGAGGCCTGAGACACCTTCCACCAGCCACTCGGCCTTCGGCGTCTTCACGGGCTTGCCGGCGGAGGAGGCACCGTGGTCGATGCCGCGGGTCCAGCGGCCCATCCGCATCCAGGCGTAGTCGGCGGGGGTGTTGTCGTGGCCGTAATCGGTGCCGATGGCCACCGTGTCGATCCCCGCGATGTCCACGGTGCGCGCCACCATCTCGCACCAGTTGCGGACGGAGGCGCAGTAGTAGTCGCCGGTGATGTTGCGATAGACGGCGCAGCCCATCACGCCGCCCGTGTCGCGCAGGGCGTGCAGGATGGCGTCCCCCTTGTTCCGGCTGTGCGGGACGAGGCTGGTGGCGTTGGCGTGGGTGACGGCGATGGGCTTCTCGCTGTGGACGATGGCCTCCAGCGTCGTGCGCTCCCCCACGTGGGAGCAGTCAATCAGCATCCCCGCGCGGTTCATCTCCCGCACCACCTCGCGGCCGTAGCGGGCCAGGCCGCCATCGTTTGGCTCGTAGCAGCTGCCGCCGACGGCGTTCTGGTTGTTGTAGGTCAGCTGCACCACGCGCACGCCGAGCTCCGCGAACATCTCCACCAGCCGGATGCGGCCACCGAAGAGGTCCGTGTTCTGGAAGCCCAGGATGACGGCGGTGCGGCCGCTGGCGTTCACCGCCTCGATCTCGGCGGGCGTCCGGGCGACGGCGCAGGTCTCCGCGTTCTCCGCGACCAGGTCGCGCCAGCGGCCCAGGGCGTCGAAGGACTCCATCGGGTCCTCCCAGAAGCCGCAGGTCACGGTCACGGCGGCGATGTTGCCGCGCCGCAGGGCCGCGAAGACCTCCGGCGTGAAGTGGCCGCACTGAAGACCGTCAATGAGCATTCGCGGACTCCGGCTTGGCGCTGGTGAGGAGGGAGAGGTCCGTGTCGTCGTCGTGGTCCGTGCGGCCGGTGACGCGGCCATCGGCCTCCACGATCACCGGGCCGGCGTGGCGGCGGGATTCCGGGGTGTCCGTTGACAGGGCGGTGTTGGAGAGGTGGTGCAGGTCCCACCACAGGGCGGGCTCCACCACCACGCCCTCGCGCAGGGCGCGCTCCAGCACGGCATCACCCGCGGTGGAGGGGGCGGCGGTCAGGGTGATCGTGCCCAGCCCGGCCGGGAGAGTCGCCGCATCGGCGACGAAGACGGACAGGCCCTCGCGCGGCGCGTAGGCGCTGGCGGTGCGGAGCTCCTCCGGGTCGCGCAGGTTCGTCACCTCGGCCAGGGCCGCGCCCTCCCGCGCGACGGCGTCGCCCAGCGCATCCAGGATCATCGGCAGGGCTACCCAGGCGTGCCCGCCACCGGCATCCACGGCGAGGTGGCTGGGCGAGATCTCCGTGATGCGGGGCGCAACGGTCTCGGCCGCGCGAAGGTCGGCGAAGCGGCGGCGCAGCAGGGGCAGCCCGCCCAGCCCGGCCGCGGCGGAGTAGAGCACCACGTCCCGCACGGCGGGGATCAGGCCGTGCGGCACGGTGGTGAGGAGGAGGATGCGCTCCACCACCAGCCGCACCTCGCGCGGCAGGAGGGTGACGGGGCTCTCCGTGGGGACCTCGCTCATGCTCTCGGCTCCGGCGGGTAGAACCAGTCCGGGTCGGCGCCCCCGGCCAGGTCGGCGGCCACGGGGGCGCCGTGGAACAGCACGCCGCGCAGGTTGCGGGCAAGGTAGTCGCGGGTCTTGTCCACGCCGTGCAGCGCGACATTCATCAGCCGCACCATGTGCGCGGGCACGAAGCTGTCCGCCATGATGTTCACGCGCGGCTGGTGGTAGGGCAGGCCGGCGAGGCTCTGCACGCGGGCGACGATCTGGCGCAGGTCTGGGCGGGCGAGGAGGAGGCGCGCGACGGGCTCCTCGGCGTCGCGCTCCGCCAGGGCGGCGTCGAGCGCCTGGACGAGGCCGGGCACGTCGAGGCCGAGGTTGAAGGTGCCGGGCGGGGCCTCGGCTTTCGGACCGCGGCGCGGCTCCTCGGCGGTGGCGGACTTGTACCAGACGTGCTCGTAGGCGCCCGGCGCGGTCAGATCCATCGCCAGCGCCCAGTCGTACTCGCGGTGCAGGATGGCGCGCAGGGAGCCGGCCTGCATGGCGGGCTGGACCGCCATCTCCTCGGTGACGATCATGGAGCGGGCGAGGCGGTCCGCCTCCTCCGGCGCCAGCTCGATCATGAGGGAGAGGAGGGTCTCCTCCGTCTCCGGATGGAAGCGGGCGGCGACCTCGGTCGCGAGATCGTCCAGCGGGTGAGCGGCGGCGCTGCCCGCGGCGTGCAGGGCGGCGACGAGGCCGGCCACCGCCTCCAGCTCCTCCGCGATCAGGGCGCTGGGGGCGAAGGCGTCGTAGACCATGCGGTCCTCGCGCCGGAAATGCGCGGCGCGGCGGACCAGGGATTCCAGATGCGCCAGGCGCTCGTCGCCCGCCCCGACCGGCAGGGCGCGGGCGGCGGCGATGGCCCTCTCCCGCGCCTCGATCCAGGCGTTGATCAGGCGGGGGTGGTTGTTGATGAAGAGGATGAGGCCGAGGGCGGAGCCGTTGCCGATCCCGAGAAAGCGGCGAACCTCCGGCGAGAGCGGGACGGCATCCGGCGATTGCAGCGCGGCGAGGCGGTTCGCGAGGTCGGCGGCGAATTCCCGCATCATGTAGGCGGCCAGCATCTGCGCGGCCAGCGGGTGGCGCAGCGCGTGGCCCTCCTCCAGCGCGAGGAAGGAGCGGGTGCCGAAGGTGCCGTTCCCGTCGAGCCCCGTGTTCCGCATGAGGTAGCAGGACTGCGCGACCAGCGCCGCGTCGGGCTGCCGGCCGGAGGCCAGGGCCGCGACGGTGGCGTCGAAGACGCGCATGGAGCGGTTGGAGCGGCACCAGATGAGCGTGCCCGGCGTGGCGCGGCCGGCGTAGAGCTTCGGCAGTTCCCGCCGCGTGGTCTCCACCACCCTCTCCGTCGCGACGCCCTCCACCAGGGAGCCGGTCATGTCCCAGGTGCGGCCGATGATGCGGCCGGTGCGGCCGGCGCGCTGCGGCGTGTTGGAATAGGCGAGGAAGGAGAAGGTGCCGCCGGGCGTCACGATCTCGTAGACCGCGG
This genomic window from Pararoseomonas sp. SCSIO 73927 contains:
- a CDS encoding ABC transporter ATP-binding protein; the encoded protein is MSKPYLELRNLSKSYDGRSRALDGVNLTAGKGEFITFLGPSGSGKTTTLMLIAGFEGATEGEILVDGTSITRVPPHQRGIGIVFQNYALFPHRTALQNILFPLEMRKMPKVQAAEKARHMLALVGLERFADRHPREMSGGQQQRVALARALVFDPALLLLDEPLGALDKNLRESLQIEIKRIQRSLGVTTIFVTHDQSEAMAMSDRIVVFEGGRIQQAGTPLEIYDRPVNDFVARFVGDSNLLPIRLTDPNQGTGEIAGIGPVRIPAQPGRRAGEAATLLLRPEVLGLAADGAPNTCRMAVETIVHFGDSALILGDAGGTPLRARLPGLAAQGISEGSQVALSWNPAAGHLIPAA
- a CDS encoding membrane dipeptidase; this translates as MLIDGLQCGHFTPEVFAALRRGNIAAVTVTCGFWEDPMESFDALGRWRDLVAENAETCAVARTPAEIEAVNASGRTAVILGFQNTDLFGGRIRLVEMFAELGVRVVQLTYNNQNAVGGSCYEPNDGGLARYGREVVREMNRAGMLIDCSHVGERTTLEAIVHSEKPIAVTHANATSLVPHSRNKGDAILHALRDTGGVMGCAVYRNITGDYYCASVRNWCEMVARTVDIAGIDTVAIGTDYGHDNTPADYAWMRMGRWTRGIDHGASSAGKPVKTPKAEWLVEGVSGLGQIPDGLREVGFQPPEIEKIIRGNWMRLYGATFRPN
- a CDS encoding ABC transporter permease, with amino-acid sequence MSATTAAAGGGGLRPWLLLAPLLIFLAAFFLVPLAQVAVMSVSDPEWGLEHYVAIATDGFHLRVLLETFLTALVVSLCCLLLGFPLAYAMAAAPAGLAAAMMVMVTMSFWTSFLVRTYAWMVLLGNRGPIARFVEWMGFASPELLFTRFSSTVAMTHILLPYMVLSLYGVLKRIEPSLPRSAASLGATPAGVIRHVVLPLAAPGIANGLTLVFVLCLGFYVTPILLGSPREQMVAGVIGQQVEEFLAFGEASAMAVVLLASTLVVLGLYHRRFGLDRLWG
- a CDS encoding ABC transporter permease, translated to MRLALLLLGALVLAFVAAPLFIVVPMSFSTAVSLEFPPPGWWTGYYSAYFNDARWTTPTLNSLGIALAVSVLTVLLVTPATFALVRHRFAGKGVVNLLLMLPLAVPHIVMAIGYYAFLADVRLLQTFPGIILAHTALSVPMAFLVLSANLKGFDRTLERAALSLGASPAATFRHVTLPVLWPGFAAAALFAFVQSFDETVVALFISGRDTETLPRRMFDSIRTQADPVIAVVSTLLFLAVAALVIVPVLWRALSRRRSEARP
- a CDS encoding ABC transporter substrate-binding protein — encoded protein: MASQGFTRRAALSVGGGIVAGLAAPYFRRVRAAEVLHVNTWGGIWERAAIKNLFEPFTRDTGVEIRPVSPVSFAKLAQQVRSGAYEFDVTTLGAGEIIRANQANLLEKLDNSELVKNPPFPGAAFQNGASSHAFATVIAYQKAKYPNGGPQSWADFWNLQKFPGSRCMQRYASRILPIALAADGVPTDKLYPLDLNRAFRSLDRIKPAVRVWWTQGQQSQQLLRDGEIDCIALWHARTLELIDASQPVEIVWNGAEIERAYWVVARGTPNRDNAMRFIESALKPERVAGFCKDSLNGPLNPAAFNFVSEAEAARMPTAPAYKDKVFEQDILNFGGDVNAATQRFERWIGT